In the Mya arenaria isolate MELC-2E11 chromosome 11, ASM2691426v1 genome, one interval contains:
- the LOC128207876 gene encoding uncharacterized protein LOC128207876, giving the protein MTKCIVAGCSSSTTKGDKVHNVPSVRKKADRKTWLSNVNRLDLMCKPQKIVVCNKHFHRKCYQKNLRVEYMEGKIQYDLVPGSVPTIVQRGKSSECPNAEHNGQPTRLTVYTESQLPSVPKKPLMGPSRDVLGDVTNTVLHRTSPAHPVVSSAVPRKMPRRAMVDVSTQTCYIAQHAETQTEDQPVDSSTQCDPASISIDHSYTCPKMYSPPRPKMSTPARPKMSSPARPKMSTQSRKLCELLQLDISSVHLLDSTDLEFELTSDESEMCVDDEKCDPTFEPATEEITSSSSGSSLSVEDLNESSFIVYGQCLNELLAGVRCIKCDKQCMITNTYMKGSSLTVYFQCSNFHDFQWSTQQSSGRFPHGNLQIAAAALFSGQNYSVLTQFAALLGLRFLHRTSYNAIQSSHLFRLVNDAWNSHQSELLETYKGKIVCLAGDGRCDSPGFSAKYGTYTVMDIQTNVILGFHVTQCTETSSSVHMEKHGLEKCLGHLQDNEITVDVLATDRHVQIRKYLTDKWPDINHQFDVWHLAKSVGKKLSKKSKQKGCERLSTWIKSVVNHLWWCCATCDGNGDVLVEKWLSIVHHVCNRHVFPGHHVTECCHGRLEPTVERKTKWLKMQSPEHQALTNVVTNKLLVKDIRQLTLFCHTGALESYHALLLKYMPKRIHYSLEGMIARTQLAALDHNHNVNRAQATVKTGSRKGEKRFRTEFSKLSKSWIAKKMYEKKSYEYLEILMEKTLETEKLNCTRPNRRSLPPNISRNEKPRKEIIVQGRVSRFGK; this is encoded by the exons atgacGAAGTGTATTGTTGCGGGCTGCAGTAGTAGCACAACGAAAGGTGACAAAGTACACAATGTCCCAAGTGTTAGAAAGAAAGCGGACAGAAAGACATGGTTGTCGAATGTCAACAGATTGGACTTGATGTGTAAACCACAAAAAATTGTTGtgtgtaataaacattttcatcgGAAGTGTTACCAGAAAAACCTCCGGGTTGAATACATGGAAGGTAAAATCCAATATGATCTCGTACCAGGCTCAGTGCCAACTATTGTACAAAGAGGAAAG TCAAGTGAATGTCCCAATGCAGAGCACAATGGTCAACCTACCCGTCTCACAGTATATACAGAGAGTCAGCTTCCATCAGTACCGAAAAAGCCATTG ATGGGTCCTTCTCGTGATGTTCTGGGAGATGTGACGAACACAGTTCTCCATCGTACAAGTCCAGCTCATCCAGTTGTTTCTTCAGCAGTTCCAAGAAAG ATGCCTCGAAGGGCCATGGTGGACGTCAGCACACAGACATGTTATATTGCCCAGCATGCTGAAACACAGACAGAGGATCAACCAGTTGACAGCTCCACCCAGTGTGACCCCGCCAGTATATCTATTGACCATTCATATACTTGTCCCAAGATGTATTCACCCCCTCGCCCCAAGATGTCTACACCAGCCCGCCCCAAGATGTCTTCACCAGCTCGCCCCAAGATGTCTACACAGTCGCGGAAACTGTGTGAACTTCTGCAACTTGACATCAGCTCAGTTCACCTACTGGACTCTACAGATCTCGAGTTTGAGTTGACCTCGGACGAGTCAGAAATGTGTGTTGATGATGAAAAGTGTGATCCAACCTTTGAACCTGCGACCGAGGAAATCACCAGTTCAAGCTCAGGAAGTTCTTTGTCTGTAGAAGACTTGAATGAAagtagttttattgtttatggCCAGTGTTTGAATGAACTTCTAGCTGGTGTTCGTTGCATCAAGTGTGACAAACAATGCATGATTACAAACACTTACATGAAAGGATCATCTCTGACTGTGTATTTCCAGTGTTCTAACTTCCATGACTTTCAATGGAGTACACAGCAATCATCTGGGAGATTTCCTCATGGAAATCTACAGATTGCTGCTGCAGCCTTGTTCAGTGGCCAGAACTATAGTGTGCTCACACAGTTTGCAGCACTTCTTGGCTTACGCTTCTTGCACAGAACCTCTTACAATGCCATTCAGTCGTCTCACCTCTTCAGACTTGTAAATGATGCCTGGAATTCACACCAGTCTGAATTGTTAGAAACATATAAAGGAAAAATAGTGTGTTTAGCTGGTGATGGCAGATGTGATAGCCCTGGATTTTCTGCCAAGTATGGAACCTACACGGTGATGGACATTCAAACAAATGTCATTTTAGGTTTCCATGTAACTCAGTGTACAGAAACCAGCAGCTCTGTCCACATGGAGAAACATGGTTTGGAAAAATGCCTTGGTCATCTTCAAGACAATGAAATAACTGTTGATGTTTTGGCTACTGACCGCCATGTGCAAATAAGAAAATACCTGACTGACAAATGGCCTGATATAAATCATCAGTTTGATGTATGGCATCTTGCCAAATCAGTTGGGAAAAAACTTAGCAAGAAAAGTAAGCAAAAAGGTTGCGAGAGGCTTTCGACTTGGATTAAGTCAGTGGTGAATCACCTATGGTGGTGTTGTGCCACATGTGATGGAAATGGAGATGTGTTGGTGGAAAAGTGGCTATCCATCGTCCATCATGTGTGTAACCGCCATGTATTTCCTGGACATCATGTCACTGAATGTTGCCATGGACGGCTAGAGCCAACAGTTGAAAGAAAAACGAAATGGCTAAAGATGCAGTCACCAGAGCACCAGGCACTTACAAATGTTGTAACCAACAAGCTGTTGGTTAAGGATATCAGACAGTTAACTCTATTTTGTCATACTGGTGCTTTGGAAAGCTATCATGCTTTGCTGCTGAAGTACATGCCGAAGCGGATCCATTACAGCCTGGAAGGCATGATAGCAAGAACCCAGCTGGCTGCCCTTGACCATAACCATAATGTAAACAGGGCGCAGGCAACAGTAAAAACAGGAAGCAGGAAAGGGGAGAAACGGTTTAGAACAGAATTTTCCAAACTTTCCAAATCATGGATTGCGAAGAAAATGTATGAGAAAAAGTCATATGAATATTTAGAAATTTTGATGGAAAAAACGCTAGAAActgaaaaattaaattgcaCACGGCCCAACAGAAGATCGCTCCCACCGAACATCAGTAGGAATGAAAAACCAAGAAAAGAGATCATAGTTCAAGGTCGAGTCTCTCGATTTGGAAAATGA
- the LOC128207604 gene encoding cell division control protein 42 homolog: MVVLRGDLIKCVVVGDPAVGKTSLLMNYATNRFPSQHVPAVFDNYAGSLDLSRRRYNLHLIDTTEQGGSKSLEYSYPGTDVFVVCFSVVKPETFTHMHEHWIPDIQARMGDTPFIVVGTQADLRDDPEVLRTLQVKGQSPVRQRDAASLCRKVGSVCYFETSTEMKKRLRRVMNDAFVSVFCPKAEFNIGCCLQPPNFP, from the exons ATGGTGGTGTTGCGGGGTGACTTGATCAAGTGTGTCGTTGTCGGCGACCCCGCTGTCGGCAAAACCAGCTTGCTCATGAACTACGCCACCAACAGGTTTCCGTCACAGCACGTGCCCGCTGTCTTCGATAACTACGCCG GCAGCCTGGATCTTTCCCGGCGGCGATACAACTTGCATCTTATCGACACCACGGAACAG GGCGGTTCGAAGTCCCTGGAGTACAGCTATCCCGGCACGGACGTATTTGTCGTCTGCTTCTCCGTTGTAAAGCCTGAAACGTTCACGCACATGCACGAACACTGGATACCGGACATACAGGCGCGCATGGGCGATACGCCATTTATCGTAGTCGGCACGCAGGCGGACTTGCGCGATGACCCGGAAGTGCTAAGGACATTACAGGTCAAGGGTCAATCGCCTGTCCGCCAGCGGGATGCTGCATCTCTCTGCCGAAAAGTAGGATCAGTGTGCTACTTTGAAACTTCAACGGAAATGAAGAAGCGACTGCGGCGGGTCATGAACGATGCGTTCGTCTCTGTGTTTTGTCCCAAAGCGGAATTTAATATCGGTTGTTGCCTTCAACCACCTAACTTTCCTTAG
- the LOC128207184 gene encoding protein asteroid homolog 1-like: protein MGVRGLFTLIDDNKGVLLTDLKLHDTRLIIDGSNLYHFLYNFYHVPEEYGGNYDNYANKCKTFFTTLRACKVEPYVVLDGGYDPDNRKWNTVVQRKTSRRERAGLICEKGPEATEEHVLPILCEETFRHVLRELQIPHVTCPYEADREIAVLANKWDCPVLSNDSDFFIFQLKRGVIPIQHGGTYYIDKKLRLHNTKTGQSTLLEPETIPTDQEYVYISVKLYNYSSLIERIHGTREFLPFFATFSGNDYVDKSNLKDFYTAICRQYKDKPLNLRAKARMTSVVHWSMGINLEEDAVKYVLEHVADLLPGQKSELRGAIRYSIDSYTNIAEFATMDVAKFFVSNTSDLSILDLGRQIDYVTKHPLPAWCSQMLRTCEMATFLQNVAVNHRVIFDCQIEHLAEPSTYVCSRYIRSVLYGLTTAFIRPKSKDPRVQTNTVVDLKGTRKSCIEESDRQKGDRMKVYIKPTTEVLYGSQSLKVPSLQNVPDISVEERQNIMFGTLGLNAEITESLSADPCTTFLIGVLRVWWTNAEPKVTENHLSAAIIGMILLHAHSFKVVKRSPEASETSKQPCLVPSIVEAIEAQGNTRVNQFACRMAILRNTPTDQATWGTTETKAIHGFSQLQTCYLSALYLNQALMSPVDLPSPGVLFNCTLMYNVCKSLNTSAITGCSDMFHLESPLHALFTLWKTAVKSIVPEVPKDGAARGHKAADKKVNIKRSKHGK, encoded by the coding sequence ATGGGCGTGCGGGGTTTGTTTACACTGATAGACGACAACAAGGGCGTCCTCCTTACTGATTTAAAACTTCACGACACTCGACTCATCATTGATGGCTCAAATCTGTATCACTTCTTATATAACTTCTATCATGTGCCAGAAGAGTATGGTGGGAACTATGACAACTATGCGAACAAGTGTAAAACCTTCTTCACCACACTCCGGGCGTGTAAGGTGGAGCCGTACGTTGTCCTGGACGGTGGTTATGATCCAGATAACCGGAAATGGAACACTGTGGTTCAACGTAAGACGTCCAGAAGAGAGCGCGCTGGTCTGATATGTGAGAAGGGCCCTGAAGCAACCGAGGAACATGTCCTTCCGATTCTATGTGAAGAAACATTCCGCCATGTCCTGCGTGAGCTTCAGATACCACACGTTACGTGTCCATATGAGGCCGACAGAGAAATAGCAGTGTTGGCCAATAAGTGGGACTGCCCAGTTCTTAGTAATGATAGCGATTTCTTTATTTTCCAGCTGAAAAGAGGTGTTATACCAATCCAACATGGAGGTACATATTATATCGACAAGAAATTGCGGCTACATAACACAAAGACGGGGCAATCTACCTTACTTGAACCGGAGACCATCCCAACCGACCAGGAATATGTATATATCTCTGTTAAGCTTTACAACTACAGTAGTTTAATAGAGAGGATCCATGGTACTCGGGAGTTCTTACCATTTTTTGCTACATTTAGTGGTAATGACTATGTAGATAAAAGCAATTTGAAGGATTTCTACACAGCGATATGCAGGCAGTATAAAGATAAACCTCTTAACCTGCGGGCCAAGGCTCGAATGACGTCAGTTGTACATTGGTCAATGGGCATAAACTTGGAAGAAGACGCTGTTAAGTACGTTTTGGAACATGTTGCAGACCTTCTTCCTGGTCAGAAATCGGAACTACGAGGTGCCATTCGGTACTCTATAGATAGTTACACAAACATCGCAGAATTCGCTACCATGGATGTGGCCAAATTCTTCGTTTCAAACACAAGTGACCTATCGATTCTCGATCTTGGAAGACAGATTGATTACGTCACTAAGCATCCATTGCCAGCTTGGTGTTCACAGATGTTACGAACCTGCGAAATGGCGACTTTTCTGCAGAATGTAGCTGTGAACCACAGAGTGATTTTCGATTGCCAGATTGAACACTTGGCTGAGCCTTCAACGTATGTTTGCTCAAGATACATCAGAAGTGTCCTGTATGGCTTAACAACGGCATTCATCAGGCCAAAATCTAAAGACCCTAGAGTCCAGACGAACACTGTAGTAGATTTAAAAGGCACAAGGAAAAGTTGCATTGAAGAAAGCGACAGACAGAAAGGCGATAGGATGAAGGTCTACATTAAGCCTACGACGGAGGTTTTGTACGGATCTCAATCGTTGAAAGTGCCATCGTTACAAAATGTCCCAGATATATCCGTAGAGGAGAGGCAAAACATCATGTTTGGCACTTTAGGACTGAATGCTGAAATTACCGAATCTTTATCTGCTGATCCGTGTACCACGTTCCTTATAGGTGTACTACGCGTTTGGTGGACAAATGCAGAACCGAAGGTTACAGAAAATCATTTGAGTGCCGCTATTATTGGTATGATTTTATTGCACGCCCACTCCTTTAAGGTAGTTAAAAGAAGCCCCGAGGCTAGTGAAACAAGCAAACAGCCATGTTTGGTCCCAAGCATCGTGGAAGCAATTGAAGCTCAAGGTAACACTCGGGTAAATCAGTTTGCTTGTAGAATGGCTATTCTTCGAAACACACCCACCGATCAAGCAACATGGGGCACCACAGAAACAAAGGCAATTCACGGCTTCTCACAGTTACAGACCTGCTACCTGAGCGCTTTGTACCTGAATCAGGCCCTGATGTCTCCAGTTGACCTCCCCAGCCCTGGCGTTCTCTTCAATTGTACGCTCATGTACAACGTTTGCAAGAGTCTTAACACATCGGCAATCACTGGTTGTTCTGACATGTTCCATTTGGAATCACCGCTGCATGCTTTGTTTACGTTGTGGAAAACTGCTGTCAAATCAATCGTGCCTGAAGTACCTAAAGACGGTGCTGCCCGGGGCCATAAGGCGGCTGACAAGAAAGTAAACATCAAGAGATCTAAACACGGAAAATAA